From Myxococcales bacterium, a single genomic window includes:
- a CDS encoding LON peptidase substrate-binding domain-containing protein, whose protein sequence is MTRSVIVIGPERETCAAALLELPLFPCHGWCSSPRPRSPLHVFEQRYRKMLATCLETHRMLAVVLVPSPHPVDHHGHPGIARIASVGFITEHQSLPDGRSNLLLVGQAQVSLEELPFEAPYRRARATLLHDVATAVAAADLSALVHTATTFAFEVRRREAGFSFHLPPDATPGELADACAQHLVIDSELRQRALETLDVRERVRLVTGELASQRAALSSAPRAYAQLNGTAATRMLFMRLLPRRGTLPARAQAGRAPRAVRRDE, encoded by the coding sequence ATGACACGCTCTGTCATCGTGATCGGGCCCGAGCGAGAGACCTGCGCCGCCGCGCTGCTCGAGCTGCCGCTCTTCCCCTGCCACGGGTGGTGCTCTTCCCCAAGGCCACGCTCCCCCTTGCACGTCTTCGAGCAGCGTTATCGCAAGATGCTCGCCACCTGCCTGGAGACCCACCGGATGCTGGCGGTGGTTCTGGTGCCGAGCCCACACCCCGTCGATCACCACGGCCATCCGGGCATCGCCCGCATCGCGAGCGTGGGTTTCATCACGGAGCACCAGTCGCTGCCGGATGGCCGCTCCAACCTGCTGTTGGTAGGTCAGGCTCAGGTGTCCCTCGAGGAGTTACCGTTCGAGGCCCCCTACCGTCGCGCGCGCGCGACGCTGCTACACGACGTGGCAACGGCGGTCGCCGCGGCGGATCTCTCGGCCCTGGTGCACACCGCCACCACCTTCGCGTTCGAGGTGAGGAGGCGGGAAGCGGGCTTCTCGTTCCACCTGCCGCCCGACGCGACTCCTGGAGAGCTGGCCGACGCTTGCGCGCAGCATCTCGTGATCGACTCCGAGCTACGCCAGCGCGCCCTCGAGACACTGGATGTGCGCGAGCGAGTGCGCCTGGTGACAGGCGAGCTGGCCTCGCAGCGCGCCGCGCTCTCGAGCGCCCCCCGCGCATACGCTCAACTGAACGGAACCGCAGCAACCCGTATGCTTTTCATGCGGCTACTCCCCAGAAGGGGTACCCTGCCCGCGCGTGCCCAGGCAGGACGAGCTCCGCGCGCTGTTCGACGCGATGAATGA